From Pandoraea vervacti, the proteins below share one genomic window:
- a CDS encoding porin, whose protein sequence is MKYALAAGLLLGAGLAHAQSNVQVYGIIDTGIAYYNNAANGGSFVGEPTLTGKVPSRFGFKGVEDLGGGLKAVFTLENGFQPGTGGLNYGGRLFGRQANVGLSSSWGTLLIGRQNNMTFYVTGNADVIGPSIFSLASIDPYIANARSDSAIGYMGKFSGVTVGATYSFGRDASAAGGPSATNCAGNVAGNYQACKQFTGLLGYDYENFGISASYDQMRGNTGAAAPLTSSNYTDSHSVINAYYKWSTGRVGGGWIHRNVSADAASLRSDIYFLGFTYLPTITWAFDAQAIRYQLKSRANATMLIGRATYSLSKRTSLYGMAGWVANSQNGAVAIAAGGSVVTGGNQFGTMLGIQHTF, encoded by the coding sequence GTGAAATACGCATTGGCCGCTGGCCTGCTGCTGGGTGCAGGCCTGGCGCACGCGCAAAGCAACGTGCAGGTGTACGGGATCATCGATACCGGCATCGCTTATTACAACAACGCCGCCAATGGCGGCAGCTTCGTCGGCGAACCGACCCTGACCGGTAAGGTGCCGTCGCGCTTCGGCTTCAAGGGTGTCGAGGATCTGGGCGGTGGCCTCAAGGCCGTCTTCACACTGGAAAACGGCTTCCAGCCGGGCACCGGCGGCCTGAACTACGGCGGACGTCTGTTCGGCCGTCAGGCCAACGTCGGTCTGTCGAGCTCGTGGGGTACGTTGCTCATCGGCCGTCAGAACAACATGACGTTCTACGTGACGGGCAACGCCGATGTGATCGGACCGTCGATCTTCTCGCTCGCGAGTATCGACCCGTACATCGCCAACGCCCGCAGCGACAGCGCCATCGGGTACATGGGCAAGTTCTCCGGCGTGACCGTCGGTGCGACGTACAGCTTCGGTCGCGACGCATCGGCCGCAGGCGGTCCCTCGGCCACGAACTGCGCGGGCAACGTTGCCGGCAACTATCAGGCGTGCAAGCAGTTCACCGGCTTGCTCGGCTATGACTACGAGAACTTCGGTATTTCGGCGTCGTACGACCAGATGCGCGGCAACACCGGCGCCGCTGCGCCGCTCACCAGCTCGAACTACACCGATTCGCACTCGGTCATCAACGCGTACTACAAGTGGTCGACGGGGCGCGTGGGCGGGGGCTGGATTCACCGCAACGTGAGCGCCGACGCCGCATCGCTGCGCTCGGACATCTACTTCCTCGGCTTCACGTACCTGCCGACGATTACCTGGGCGTTCGACGCGCAGGCGATCCGTTATCAGTTGAAGAGCCGCGCCAACGCCACGATGCTCATTGGCCGCGCCACGTATTCGCTCTCGAAGCGTACGTCGCTGTATGGCATGGCCGGCTGGGTGGCGAACAGCCAGAACGGCGCGGTGGCGATTGCCGCCGGCGGTTCGGTCGTCACCGGTGGCAACCAGTTCGGCACGATGCTGGGGATTCAGCACACGTTCTGA
- a CDS encoding MFS transporter: MKPSMTPSAPLAEGLGASARRIAVPSILLGTFLGNLDASIANVALPTIARDLVADPASTVWVVNAYQLIFTMAVLPLAALGEKLGYRRVFLFGVAGFTLASLGCALAPTLSWLVAARVAQGLCGACMSTIVPALLRMVFPPQMGGRAISLLALTVALSTAAGPSVAAAILSLGDWRWLFAINLPIGLIALLASARFLPRTPGAPRRIDVPGALLNAVALALIIIGLGHVGEPGYHGVAASQIALGLIVAVVLVRHQRSRPAPLLPLDLLRVPVLALSSLTSVACYMAQTLAYVGMPFLLQHTFARSEAATGLLITPWPLVIVFIAPLAGRLSDRFDSARMSALGLAVFAVGLALLAALPAHATDWGIAWRMLVCGVGFGFFQTPNNRIIMMGAPRERSGAASGLMTISRTVGMTLGAAVVALLFDVYGDDGARAAMVGATLLAALGGCVSLLRVRAKARGA, encoded by the coding sequence ATGAAGCCATCGATGACACCCAGCGCACCGCTTGCCGAAGGGCTTGGCGCGAGCGCACGTCGCATCGCCGTTCCGTCCATTCTGCTGGGCACCTTCCTCGGCAATCTCGACGCCTCCATCGCCAACGTGGCGCTGCCGACCATTGCGCGCGATCTCGTGGCCGATCCGGCATCGACGGTGTGGGTCGTCAATGCTTATCAACTCATCTTCACGATGGCCGTGCTGCCGCTCGCCGCCCTGGGCGAGAAGCTTGGCTACCGGCGCGTGTTTCTCTTCGGCGTTGCGGGGTTCACGCTGGCCTCGCTCGGCTGTGCGCTGGCGCCGACGTTGTCGTGGCTGGTCGCCGCGCGAGTCGCGCAGGGGCTGTGCGGCGCGTGCATGTCGACCATCGTCCCGGCGTTGCTGCGCATGGTGTTCCCGCCGCAGATGGGCGGGCGCGCCATCTCGTTGCTGGCGTTGACCGTCGCGCTGTCGACGGCGGCCGGGCCGAGTGTCGCCGCGGCGATCCTGTCGCTTGGCGACTGGCGCTGGCTGTTCGCCATCAATCTTCCGATCGGGCTGATCGCGTTGTTGGCGTCGGCCCGGTTTCTGCCTCGCACGCCGGGCGCGCCGCGTCGCATCGACGTGCCCGGCGCATTGCTCAACGCTGTCGCGCTCGCGCTCATCATCATTGGACTGGGGCATGTGGGCGAGCCGGGATATCACGGCGTGGCCGCGTCGCAGATCGCGCTCGGACTGATCGTTGCGGTCGTGCTGGTGCGCCATCAGCGCAGTCGACCGGCGCCGTTGTTGCCGCTGGATCTGCTGCGCGTACCGGTGCTGGCGTTGTCGTCGCTGACCTCGGTGGCGTGCTATATGGCGCAGACACTGGCTTACGTCGGCATGCCGTTTCTGTTGCAGCACACGTTCGCACGCAGTGAAGCCGCGACGGGCCTGCTGATTACGCCGTGGCCGCTGGTGATCGTGTTCATTGCGCCGCTGGCGGGGCGGTTGTCGGATCGCTTCGACAGCGCGCGCATGAGCGCGCTGGGGCTGGCCGTGTTTGCGGTAGGACTCGCGCTGCTGGCTGCGTTGCCGGCGCACGCTACCGACTGGGGCATTGCCTGGCGAATGCTCGTATGCGGCGTGGGCTTCGGCTTTTTTCAGACGCCGAACAACCGCATCATCATGATGGGCGCGCCGCGCGAGCGCAGCGGCGCGGCCAGCGGTCTGATGACGATCTCCCGTACCGTCGGCATGACGCTCGGCGCGGCGGTCGTGGCGTTGCTCTTCGACGTGTACGGCGACGACGGTGCGCGCGCGGCCATGGTGGGCGCAACCCTGCTGGCGGCGCTCGGTGGCTGCGTTAGTCTGCTGCGCGTGAGGGCGAAAGCGCGGGGCGCGTAA
- a CDS encoding HAD-IA family hydrolase has product MPSSHVLSRRRRVHRARSEHGTRGPVWLFDLDNTLHRASHAIFPRINRAMTAYIVEKLGVAHDEANLMRALYTERYGAVLLGLIRHHAIDPHEFLAQVHELPPLADVLRAERGIARLVAGLPGRKILLTNAPAHYAMPIVEALGIRRHFERCVSIEDMADRRAWRAKPDATMLRRLLVREGLAPARTWLVEDTRSHLKHLRHFGIKTVWITGHLPIRNSLGKVMPRSGRPHYVDIKVQSLRELRASLATGEGAKRVARAARQSNPN; this is encoded by the coding sequence GTGCCTTCTTCTCATGTTCTGAGCCGGCGACGCCGGGTGCACCGCGCCCGTAGCGAGCACGGCACGCGCGGTCCAGTCTGGCTGTTCGATCTGGACAACACACTGCACCGCGCGTCTCACGCGATCTTTCCGCGCATCAACCGCGCGATGACCGCCTATATCGTCGAGAAGCTCGGGGTGGCGCACGACGAGGCGAATCTGATGCGCGCTTTGTATACGGAGCGCTACGGGGCGGTGCTGCTCGGGTTGATCCGACACCACGCCATCGATCCCCACGAATTCCTCGCGCAGGTGCACGAATTGCCGCCGCTGGCCGACGTGCTGCGCGCCGAGCGCGGCATCGCCCGGCTGGTCGCCGGGTTGCCCGGGCGCAAGATCCTGCTCACGAATGCACCGGCCCATTACGCCATGCCCATCGTCGAAGCGCTTGGCATTCGCCGTCATTTCGAGCGATGCGTGAGTATCGAAGACATGGCGGATCGCCGGGCATGGCGGGCTAAACCCGATGCCACGATGCTGCGCCGTCTGCTCGTGCGCGAGGGGTTGGCGCCGGCGCGCACGTGGCTCGTCGAAGACACGCGCTCACACCTCAAGCACCTGCGGCATTTCGGCATCAAGACGGTCTGGATCACGGGGCATCTGCCGATCAGAAACAGTCTTGGCAAGGTTATGCCGCGAAGTGGCCGCCCACACTACGTGGATATCAAAGTACAATCTCTGCGCGAGTTACGGGCGAGCCTAGCGACCGGGGAAGGCGCAAAACGCGTGGCCCGGGCAGCCCGACAATCAAATCCCAACTGA
- the slmA gene encoding nucleoid occlusion factor SlmA, with protein MQQENSSNGAGYGTADALEAAPAPVKTTRPKPGERRVQVLQTLAAMLETPKGEKITTAALAARLDVSEAALYRHFASKAQMFEGLIEFIEQTIFGLINQISAQDQDGVSQARAIVLMLLGFAEKNPGMTRVLTGEALVGEHERLQERMNQLLDRIEASLRQVLRLAAAQGTLPETFDANSRANLLVSYVLGRWHRFAKSGFKRSPAEGAEPQVAALLR; from the coding sequence ATGCAGCAGGAAAATTCTTCGAACGGCGCCGGTTACGGCACCGCCGATGCGCTGGAGGCCGCGCCAGCGCCGGTGAAGACCACCCGCCCGAAGCCGGGCGAGCGCCGCGTGCAAGTGTTGCAGACCCTTGCCGCCATGCTTGAAACGCCCAAAGGCGAAAAGATCACCACGGCCGCGCTTGCTGCGCGGCTCGACGTCTCGGAAGCGGCGCTCTATCGCCACTTCGCGAGCAAGGCCCAGATGTTCGAAGGCCTGATCGAATTCATCGAACAGACCATCTTCGGTCTGATCAACCAGATCTCCGCTCAGGATCAGGATGGCGTGTCGCAAGCGCGCGCCATCGTGCTGATGCTGCTCGGCTTCGCCGAGAAGAACCCCGGCATGACGCGTGTGCTCACGGGCGAAGCGCTGGTCGGCGAACACGAACGCCTGCAAGAGCGCATGAACCAACTGCTCGACCGGATCGAGGCGTCGCTGCGCCAGGTACTGCGTCTGGCTGCCGCGCAGGGCACGCTGCCCGAAACGTTCGACGCGAACTCGCGCGCCAATCTGCTCGTATCCTACGTGCTCGGCCGCTGGCACCGTTTTGCCAAGAGCGGCTTCAAGCGCTCGCCGGCCGAAGGCGCCGAGCCGCAAGTCGCAGCCTTGCTGCGCTAA
- the metX gene encoding homoserine O-acetyltransferase MetX encodes MESSIGIVTPQRMHFAEPLALQNGSTLAGYDLMVETYGELNADRSNAVLVCHALNASHHVAGIAADNPKDIGWWDNMVGPGKPLDTNRFFVIGVNNLGSCFGSTGPMSLDEATGTPYGARFPVVTVEDWVNAQARVADAFGIRKFAAVMGGSLGGMQALAWSIMYPERVGHCLVIASTPKLSAQNIAFNEVARSAILSDPDFHGGDYYAHGVVPRRGLRVARMIGHITYLSDEDMATKFGRALRRAEALVDGVKAGAGGHGSGNGNGNGQDDGYRFSFDVEFEVESYLRYQGDKFAEYFDANTYLLITRALDYFDPARTVGGDLAKALSHTSAKYLIVSFTTDWRFAPSRSREIVKALLDTRRTVSYAEIDAPHGHDAFLLTDSRYHNLVRAYYERIAQEAGV; translated from the coding sequence ATGGAATCTTCAATCGGAATCGTCACGCCGCAGCGGATGCATTTCGCTGAGCCGCTGGCACTGCAAAACGGCAGCACCCTTGCCGGTTACGACCTCATGGTCGAGACCTATGGCGAGCTGAACGCTGACCGGAGCAACGCCGTGCTGGTGTGTCATGCGCTCAATGCGTCGCACCATGTGGCGGGCATTGCCGCCGACAACCCCAAGGACATCGGCTGGTGGGACAACATGGTCGGGCCGGGCAAGCCGCTCGACACCAACCGCTTTTTCGTCATCGGCGTGAACAACCTCGGGTCGTGCTTCGGCTCGACCGGGCCGATGAGTCTCGACGAAGCCACAGGCACGCCTTACGGTGCGCGCTTTCCGGTGGTGACGGTCGAAGACTGGGTCAACGCCCAGGCACGCGTGGCGGACGCCTTCGGCATTCGCAAGTTCGCCGCCGTGATGGGCGGCAGCCTCGGCGGCATGCAGGCGCTCGCGTGGAGCATCATGTATCCCGAGCGCGTGGGGCATTGTCTGGTGATCGCCTCCACGCCGAAGCTCTCCGCGCAGAACATTGCCTTCAACGAAGTGGCGCGCTCGGCCATCCTCTCCGATCCCGATTTCCATGGCGGCGACTATTACGCGCACGGTGTCGTGCCGCGTCGCGGTCTGCGCGTGGCGCGCATGATCGGCCACATCACGTATCTGTCCGACGAGGACATGGCGACCAAGTTCGGGCGGGCGTTGCGTCGCGCCGAAGCGCTGGTCGACGGGGTGAAGGCGGGCGCTGGTGGTCACGGTAGCGGAAATGGGAACGGGAACGGCCAGGACGATGGCTACCGGTTCAGCTTCGACGTCGAATTCGAAGTCGAGTCCTATCTGCGCTATCAGGGCGACAAGTTCGCCGAGTACTTCGACGCCAACACCTATTTGCTGATCACGCGCGCGCTCGATTACTTCGATCCGGCGCGCACCGTGGGCGGCGATCTGGCGAAGGCGCTGTCGCACACGTCCGCCAAATATCTGATCGTGTCGTTCACGACCGACTGGCGGTTTGCGCCGTCGCGCTCACGCGAGATCGTCAAGGCGTTGCTCGATACGCGCCGCACCGTGAGCTACGCCGAGATCGATGCGCCGCACGGTCACGACGCCTTCCTGCTCACCGATTCGCGCTATCACAATCTGGTGCGCGCCTACTACGAACGTATCGCCCAGGAGGCCGGGGTATGA
- the metW gene encoding methionine biosynthesis protein MetW yields MSHSTNPSTSAQAAQLAASRHRISASLAERPDFRVIARWIEPSSQVLDLGCSDGSLLRLLIDELDVSGYGIEIDDAGVLASAQRGINVIQQNMEDGLKLFEDQSFDTVILSQTLQTIHRTADILRETVRVGREAIVSFPNFGYWPHRLSVLQGRMPVSKSLPFQWHNTPNVRVLTIRDFEALAPDVGVKILDRAVLHNGRLVSVGANWRGSLAVYRVKRS; encoded by the coding sequence ATGAGTCATTCCACGAACCCGTCCACCAGCGCGCAGGCCGCGCAACTGGCGGCGTCGCGCCATCGCATTTCGGCCTCGCTTGCGGAGCGTCCCGACTTTCGTGTCATCGCACGATGGATCGAGCCGTCGTCGCAGGTGCTCGACCTCGGGTGCAGCGACGGCTCGTTGCTGCGTTTGCTCATCGACGAACTGGATGTGAGCGGCTACGGCATCGAGATCGACGACGCGGGCGTGCTCGCGTCCGCGCAGCGCGGCATCAACGTGATTCAGCAAAACATGGAAGACGGGCTGAAGCTGTTCGAAGACCAGAGCTTCGATACCGTCATCCTGTCGCAAACGTTGCAGACCATCCATCGCACGGCGGATATTCTTCGCGAGACGGTACGGGTGGGTCGCGAGGCCATCGTCTCCTTCCCAAACTTCGGTTACTGGCCGCACCGGCTCTCCGTGTTGCAGGGCCGTATGCCGGTGTCGAAGAGTTTGCCGTTCCAGTGGCACAACACGCCGAACGTGCGTGTGTTGACGATCCGGGACTTCGAGGCGCTGGCGCCGGACGTCGGGGTGAAGATTCTCGATCGCGCGGTGTTGCACAACGGACGACTCGTGTCGGTGGGCGCGAACTGGCGTGGTAGTCTTGCGGTCTATCGCGTCAAGCGTTCCTGA
- a CDS encoding AmpG family muropeptide MFS transporter: MIDSLRPDDGRVFHPTRMLICVILGFTSGLPLFILLNLVQAWLRSEHVDLKSIGLFALIQFPYTWKFLWAPLMDRFAPNLLGWKPGRRRGWMFVTQLLVAGAVAVMGTYSPQRDLMTIAALAAALAFFSASLDICLDAYRRELLSDREQGLGTAMHVNAYKVAGLVPGSLALIMADHLPWSQVFFATAAFMLPGIVMTLVVKEPEIRGTPPKTLREAVVEPFHEFVTRGGWSQALLVLAFIFLYKLGDSMATSLATSFYLDLGFTKTQIGVVAKATSLWASVAGGIIGGVWLIKLGINRGLWVFGVLQLVSVLGFAWLAEAGPVVAGLGVVIAFEAFTAGLGTAAFTAYIARTTDPRYTATQFALFTSLASVPRTFANAGTGYIVDGVGWLTFFLICTALALPGMLLLPKVAPWGADDDGGDGVPAASRT, from the coding sequence ATGATCGATTCGCTGCGGCCCGACGACGGGCGCGTTTTTCACCCCACGCGGATGCTCATCTGCGTGATTCTGGGTTTCACCTCCGGTCTGCCGCTGTTCATCCTGCTCAATCTGGTGCAGGCATGGTTGCGCAGCGAGCACGTCGATCTCAAGTCGATCGGCCTGTTTGCGCTGATCCAGTTTCCCTATACATGGAAGTTCCTGTGGGCGCCGCTCATGGATCGCTTCGCGCCCAATTTGCTGGGCTGGAAGCCGGGACGGCGTCGCGGCTGGATGTTCGTCACGCAATTGCTGGTCGCGGGTGCAGTCGCGGTCATGGGGACCTATTCGCCGCAGCGCGATCTGATGACGATTGCCGCGTTGGCGGCGGCGCTGGCGTTCTTCAGTGCGAGTCTCGACATTTGTCTGGACGCCTATCGACGTGAGTTGCTGTCCGACCGCGAGCAGGGGCTGGGCACGGCGATGCATGTGAACGCCTACAAGGTCGCCGGTCTGGTGCCGGGCTCGCTGGCGCTGATCATGGCGGATCACCTGCCGTGGTCGCAGGTCTTTTTCGCGACGGCGGCATTCATGCTGCCGGGCATCGTGATGACACTGGTGGTGAAGGAGCCGGAGATTCGTGGCACGCCGCCCAAGACATTGCGCGAAGCGGTGGTCGAACCGTTCCACGAGTTCGTGACCCGTGGCGGCTGGTCGCAGGCGCTGCTGGTGCTGGCGTTCATCTTTCTTTACAAGCTGGGCGATTCGATGGCGACGTCGCTTGCCACGTCGTTCTATCTGGATCTGGGGTTCACGAAGACGCAGATCGGCGTGGTGGCCAAAGCGACGAGCCTCTGGGCCAGCGTGGCCGGCGGCATCATCGGCGGGGTCTGGTTGATCAAGCTCGGTATCAACCGGGGGCTCTGGGTGTTCGGTGTGTTGCAACTGGTGTCGGTGCTCGGCTTTGCCTGGCTCGCCGAAGCCGGGCCGGTGGTGGCGGGGCTGGGCGTGGTGATCGCGTTCGAAGCGTTCACCGCAGGCTTGGGCACGGCGGCGTTCACCGCGTACATCGCCCGGACCACGGACCCGCGCTACACGGCAACGCAGTTCGCCCTGTTCACGAGTCTGGCGTCGGTCCCGCGCACGTTCGCAAATGCAGGCACGGGCTACATCGTGGACGGCGTGGGCTGGCTGACCTTTTTCCTGATCTGCACGGCGCTCGCCTTGCCGGGCATGCTGCTGTTGCCGAAAGTGGCCCCGTGGGGCGCCGATGACGACGGCGGCGATGGTGTGCCCGCCGCCAGCCGGACGTGA
- a CDS encoding exodeoxyribonuclease III — protein MRIITANLNGVRSAAKKGFFEWFGNQEADILCVQEIKAQLPDMTPDFLKPHDYQGYFHYAEKKGYSGAGVYVRREPDDIVIGWNNAEFDAEGRYVEVRYGNLSVISVYIPSGSSGEERQAAKFRFMADFMPHLLALKAEGREVVLCGDVNIAHKEIDIKNWKGNLKNSGFLPEERAWLTQLFDDHGYVDVFRTLDPRPEQYTWWSNRGQAYAKNVGWRIDYQIATPGIAGKAKTTSVFRDIKFSDHAPLTVDYDHAL, from the coding sequence ATGCGCATCATTACCGCGAATCTCAACGGCGTGCGATCGGCCGCCAAGAAAGGCTTCTTCGAGTGGTTCGGCAATCAGGAAGCCGACATCCTGTGCGTGCAGGAGATCAAGGCTCAGTTGCCTGACATGACGCCCGACTTTCTCAAGCCGCACGACTATCAGGGTTACTTTCATTACGCCGAGAAGAAGGGATACAGCGGGGCGGGCGTGTACGTTCGCCGCGAGCCGGACGACATCGTCATCGGCTGGAACAATGCGGAATTCGATGCCGAGGGCCGCTACGTCGAAGTGCGTTACGGCAATCTGTCGGTGATCTCCGTCTACATCCCGTCGGGATCGAGCGGCGAAGAGCGCCAGGCGGCCAAATTCCGTTTCATGGCGGACTTCATGCCGCACCTGCTGGCGCTCAAGGCCGAGGGACGCGAAGTCGTGCTGTGCGGCGACGTGAACATCGCGCACAAGGAAATCGACATCAAGAACTGGAAGGGCAATCTGAAGAACTCGGGTTTCTTGCCCGAAGAACGCGCGTGGCTCACGCAGTTGTTCGACGATCACGGTTATGTGGATGTCTTCCGTACGCTCGATCCGCGTCCGGAGCAGTACACATGGTGGAGCAATCGCGGTCAGGCGTACGCGAAGAACGTCGGCTGGCGCATCGATTACCAGATCGCCACGCCCGGTATCGCCGGCAAGGCGAAAACGACCTCCGTGTTCCGCGACATCAAGTTCAGCGACCACGCGCCGCTGACGGTCGACTACGATCACGCGCTCTGA
- a CDS encoding LysR family transcriptional regulator, protein MELRALRGFVEVVRQQSFTAAAEALFVTQPTVSKMVKALEDELGTPLMLREERGMGRRLQLTDAGRVVFERGQDVLAAYARLQQELADLETVSRGELSIGIPPLGGDLFIPVIGAFHQHYPDIEMKLFETGSRAIEQALLAGEIELGAVLLPVDPTVLDVLPVCHYQLRLIAPRESRWEGRASVGLGELRDEPFVFYGEGFALSEFVIAACRRAGFTPKIAGRSSQWDFIASMVDNGVGIALLPEPFCARLDPKRFVITDVRDPAIPWDLAMAWRRDSYLSHAARRWLALARDLLGPGGDGEAKAAIAGAARRT, encoded by the coding sequence ATGGAACTGCGTGCATTGCGAGGATTTGTGGAAGTTGTGCGACAGCAGAGCTTCACAGCGGCGGCCGAGGCCCTATTTGTTACGCAGCCTACGGTGAGCAAGATGGTCAAGGCGCTGGAGGACGAACTGGGTACGCCCTTGATGTTGCGTGAGGAGCGCGGCATGGGGCGGCGGCTTCAATTGACCGATGCCGGACGCGTCGTGTTCGAGCGAGGGCAGGACGTGCTTGCCGCCTACGCCCGCTTGCAACAGGAGCTCGCCGACCTCGAGACGGTCTCGCGCGGCGAACTGTCGATCGGCATTCCGCCGCTGGGCGGCGACCTGTTCATCCCGGTGATCGGCGCGTTCCATCAGCACTATCCGGACATCGAGATGAAGTTGTTCGAGACGGGCTCCCGGGCGATCGAACAGGCGCTATTGGCCGGCGAAATCGAGCTGGGCGCCGTGTTGTTGCCGGTGGATCCCACGGTTCTTGACGTGCTGCCGGTGTGCCACTACCAGTTGCGACTGATCGCGCCGCGCGAATCGCGTTGGGAAGGACGCGCCTCCGTTGGCCTCGGCGAATTGCGCGATGAGCCGTTCGTCTTCTACGGCGAGGGGTTCGCACTGTCGGAGTTCGTGATTGCCGCGTGCCGACGTGCGGGCTTTACGCCGAAGATCGCCGGGCGCTCCAGCCAGTGGGACTTCATCGCGTCGATGGTGGACAACGGCGTGGGCATCGCGCTGCTGCCCGAGCCGTTTTGCGCGCGCCTCGATCCAAAGCGCTTCGTGATCACGGACGTGCGCGACCCGGCCATTCCATGGGACCTCGCCATGGCGTGGCGGCGCGATTCCTATTTGTCGCACGCGGCGCGGCGCTGGCTCGCGCTGGCGCGCGACCTCCTCGGCCCGGGGGGCGATGGCGAAGCCAAGGCCGCGATTGCCGGTGCGGCACGGCGCACATGA
- a CDS encoding CidA/LrgA family protein: MTKMIARRVYGRSKAIIAVLWQIALLMGIYLAADAASRHFHLPLPGGVLGLLVVVALLMSGVLKTEKIKRGADWFLAEMILFFVPLVAAVMQYTDLLRQEGLQLLAVIGVGTVLVMVSTALAVDFGCRAERRLKRALVRIPARRAHAHDAR, from the coding sequence ATGACCAAGATGATCGCCCGCCGTGTGTATGGCCGCAGCAAGGCCATTATCGCTGTGCTTTGGCAGATTGCGCTCCTGATGGGCATCTATCTGGCAGCGGATGCTGCATCGCGTCATTTTCATCTGCCCCTGCCGGGTGGCGTGCTGGGTCTGCTGGTGGTCGTGGCGCTGCTCATGAGCGGTGTGCTCAAGACGGAGAAAATCAAGCGCGGGGCCGACTGGTTCCTGGCCGAGATGATCCTTTTCTTTGTGCCGCTGGTCGCCGCCGTCATGCAATACACCGATCTGCTGCGCCAGGAAGGTTTGCAACTGCTCGCCGTGATTGGCGTGGGCACCGTGCTCGTGATGGTCTCCACCGCGCTGGCGGTTGATTTTGGCTGCCGCGCCGAGCGTCGTCTGAAGCGCGCACTGGTTCGCATTCCGGCGCGGCGCGCGCACGCGCACGATGCCCGGTGA
- a CDS encoding LrgB family protein, with the protein MNHTALLLLVLTIFFYYVSKRLYARFGKVWLGPAILAPMLVIGVMIGGDISYTTYIADSRWLVWLLGPTTIAFAVPIYEHRGIIRRHAFALTFGVLVAMVVAVGSSYVLARLFQLPPEMARSLLARSISTPFALAVSDQLGGSRDLVGLFVIITGLIGMLLGEALLSWLPLRTRMARGAPFGAGAHGFGTAKARQIGGEEGVVASLVMMINGVLMVLAAPLIAHLPL; encoded by the coding sequence ATGAATCATACGGCGCTCCTGCTGCTCGTTCTCACGATCTTCTTCTATTACGTCTCGAAGCGTCTTTATGCGCGCTTCGGCAAGGTGTGGCTGGGGCCGGCGATTCTCGCGCCGATGCTGGTCATCGGCGTGATGATCGGCGGCGACATCTCGTATACGACGTACATCGCCGACTCTCGCTGGCTCGTCTGGCTGCTCGGACCGACGACGATCGCGTTCGCGGTGCCAATCTACGAGCATCGCGGCATCATCCGCCGTCATGCCTTTGCGCTGACGTTCGGCGTGCTCGTCGCCATGGTCGTGGCTGTCGGCAGCTCCTACGTGTTGGCTCGCCTCTTCCAGTTGCCGCCGGAGATGGCGCGCAGCCTGCTGGCCCGCTCCATCTCGACACCGTTCGCGCTGGCCGTCTCCGATCAACTCGGCGGCTCGCGCGATCTGGTCGGGCTTTTCGTCATCATTACGGGCTTGATCGGGATGCTGCTCGGCGAGGCGCTGCTCTCCTGGCTGCCGCTGCGCACGCGCATGGCGCGCGGCGCGCCGTTCGGCGCAGGCGCACACGGCTTCGGCACGGCCAAGGCGCGCCAGATCGGCGGCGAGGAAGGCGTGGTCGCCAGTCTGGTCATGATGATCAACGGCGTGCTCATGGTGCTCGCCGCTCCGTTGATCGCCCATCTGCCGCTCTGA